ggtGTTGAAAAACATCAATGTGCTAAGCAACACATGGGGGGAATGGGCACCTAACTGTTTGCTCTCCCATAAATGTTCTTCCTCTACTCTGGTGACAATATAATGCGAGTCATTATATAACACTGAAAACTTTTTTGCGACCTCGTCGAGGCAATCGGTGAATTTTTCGTAGTATGGGTCGCAAAAAATGTTGTCGATCCTTCCGTTCTCAAAGAGATACTGCTGAATTCCCAAGCACAAATAGTATATGGTGTCAGGTGCGTATTCCTGCCCGTTCGGCTTCCGTACTTCCTTCACGAACAGGCAGAgggaataatttaattcatcCGCCGTCAGCTGCAAGATTTCCGTTTTGAAAAGCTTCATACGCCGAGTTGATTTCTCCAATTCCGCGTTCTTCGTAGTGACCCACTGCTTCCATGCATTCACGCCAAACGTATActgaaaaataagaataagatcaatttttccacgtaaatagtacattatacagggcgatacttcttttcttttagTACGTAACGGTTGCAAATCAGGACGCTTTTGCTATAAGATCTCACCTTGAGACACATATTAGCATCAGGCTTTTCTTGTGGTTCCTGGGGAGCTGAAGGTTGCACAGGTTGCATCATTGGCATATCCACATGCTGATGAGACATTCTTCTGCCTCTTTTGGCTGGACCACCCCGCGGCGAGCCTCGTATGCCTCGCTTACGTCCACGTATTGACGACCTTTCCATCAAATGAGGATGCATCGGTTGGGGATCGTCCACATTCTCTTCCTGAGAGTGGACATCCGGTGGGTGTCCACCTTGAGGAGCCGTGATTGTGTTGGCCGTCAAAGCACCTTCCAAATCAACTGCCGGTTCGTCTAATTCTGGACGAATTCAAGATAATCGATAAATTAGAAGAGATATAGAAAATACTTACCAGTGGCCATTTTCAATGCCATCTGTAGCATATCGTCACCAAAGGTGTTGCTAGGATCGACGGCCTCAGGACTATATTCACCCCCTCCCTCCGCATTATTATCGTCTAAGTCGCTCTCCGAATCTGTGTGATCTTCCTTCTTTTCTCCCGCCACCATTTCGGCCATCATTAACAATTCCGCTTCGTACGGGTCAGTAGGAATTTTCACctgaattttctgaaatagACATAAACTGTGGTTGCATTGTTGGGATATGATACTTGATTAAAATTGAGGTAATAAGATTTAGAGGCgctcaaatttgaataaagcAGTCGCTAGAATTCAACGAAAATTGTTATCCTGACTTACTTTGATTTCCTTCATAATGCCAGCTGCACTGTTCCGCGTTGTAGGAATAAATATCGGAATGGGGATCGGAAGAGGGAATGGCACCGGAATGGGTACCGGCGTTGAAAACATATGACAAGGAGTCGGAACGTACATCGGAACCGGAATCGGTacaacaattttcataatatccTCCATATCCGTCTGAATACACGCATCTCTAGTTGTAGGCGTAACTTGCGTGGCTGAAAACGAAACTTTTTAGCTTCCATCATAGAGACATTAGAACATATAATTTACCTTTAGCAGTCTTTTTAGGCTGACACAAAATAGCGACATTCCGTTGCTCTGGACAGCTCTTCTCCTGAACGATATATTGTTGTTTAACTTGCACCTGAACAGGTAAATCAAGATTTTGCACAGATTGTATGCTAGATTGCTGGCTCGATGTCGAAGGGGTTACTTTTGATCTGGTTAATCTCGTTGTGGTCAGCGGACTTAAGCCAGGAGGTAGAAGAGGCGGTGTTGTTCCATTTGGTTTTGCTAGGCTTTTTACGCTCGATATTATAGGCAATTGGCCTATGCCTTCGGAAGACGACGCTGGAAGAGTGAAGTGTTACTGATGTTAAATGTGGGGCAGTGTTACAAATAGGTGTGCCTCAGTCAGAGGTTTTCAATGCATGGTTTCATGGTATTTCACAACGCTTAAGAACtaaactaattaaataaaagttatgtCTTATTGAAACACCTCAAGTAATGTGAAAGTgatgaaaatgagaaaataccTGAAACTGGGTATGTTAACTTACCGGATTCTTTATTGGAAGATATCCTCTTAGTCTTCAGAGGTGAACCCGTTGGGATTGGCTCTCCTAGATTATTGAGGGTAAGTGGCTTAGAAAACTGATTTTGGAAGTCCAGGACACACGTATAAGAACAAAAATTCCTCATACTAGAGTCTGACATGGTCAAATGATAAGATGGATTAGAtctctttttgcaaaaattacagGGTGATGGCTTGGCGTTTACGGCATTTACGGACAACTGGTACAAATTAAGGCAATTTATGCTACACATGTTAATCACTGGGGCAGTTTTTGAGTATTTCTTAATCATATCAAAGTTGTACTTTTTCACTTTACACCAGCTACATGGGACAATCTTTCTATGAGCtatgatatatatatttttacaactatttgaacaaaaactgtGCTGTACGTTATCATAAAACATCGTGTGCTGCTCCAGGATTGACTTACTGAAATTTCTTCTGCACATGGCGCATTTCCCAggggatattttatttacaaacacGAAGGCCACAAAGCACGGTTCCCCACAGAAGTAATTTAAATTGTCATCATGTTCAAATTCAATGGTGATAGCGTTATCCGCTTTGCAAACTGAACAAGTTGTTCCAGAGGTAACTCTAGGAGGTTTGTCGTTGGTCATTATATCGTATTTCTCCATGcacaattttgaacaaaaatcttTGAACTGGCCTTTCTCTCCTACTGGGGCGAGAAATCCATCGTGCCCCTTCGACATATCTTGTTGGCAATACGAACAAACTTTTAATCCCTTCTTGTATTGTTCAAGGCAAGAGCTCGTACAAAACTGACGGATGTCATTTCCAAATCGCACACAATATTTGCCGAGGGAAGTAGACTTGACATCACCTAAGCAGCTGGCACATTTAGATCCGACcatcttttgatattttgacaaACAGATCTCATTGCAAAAATCCATAATTTCCCATGTAAGATTGTTTTCAATATCGTCGGTAATTTTACTGCAAGACGCACATTTCCTCAAAAATGCTAAAGGTGGCGCTTCCTTTGGCTCACCTTCAGCGAAGTTTTTTACCCTTAAGCCCGATCCTTCGTCGGTTATCATCGTGATTTTCCGTGTAGTAGAttctttatataattttaaacaagcATCATCACAGACATACGTTACGTGTTGCTCTCCGCTTGAAAAATGGTATTTCACTAATTTTGTCTGGAAAAAGAAATTACGATTATTGGGCAAATGAACTAAGAACGTTAATCAGCGTTCAGCATCAGTTACTTGCAGTTCAATCTTACCTCTTTGCACTGGCAACATTCACATTCTGTGTCCTTGTCATACTTGTATATCTTCAATTCGTCATCGGTGGTCTCCGTTTCTGGCGTCACTGTTTCTATAGAAACGGATTTATCAGATAAGTCTTTAAGTGTAGGAAGGGACGAGGCAGCTTCTTTCTCAGCCTAATACAAGAAAACATAATCAGTGTCAgaaaacagtttaaaaaaaagaagcgTAAATCACCTCAGTAATTTCCCTTTCGCTGTCAGGTATAATTGTAACCTCCTCATCAGCTCCCTGGCTATTGTCAATAGAATCAATAACATCTAGTAACGGAGGCTCCTCAGGAGTATCAGTGTCCATATCTGTATTGCAATCTTACAAaagaaaatggttttaatggGAATTCCTTGTATTAAGAGGCAATAAAAAAGAGATGATTTCTTGTTAGGTTCGCTCAATGGTCAATCTATATTTTgtctcttttgttttttttttacttacctCTAGTACTGGTACTTGGAAGCTGATCGTCATTTCTCAATTCTGCTTCTTCCACATCATTACCTTCCTGAGTGCTGCTTATACTGACATCTGTAATGGTACATGTCTGACTTTCCTCATCAGACCTCTCATCAGTTAAAGAATTGGCAAGTGGTTCAGGTAAATCATCTGCAATGTGCTCTTCAACTGTGTCATCTTTCAATGTGTCAGTATCACAACCATCATCATCTCCCAATTCGGTATCTTTCTGGTTTTCCAGCAGTTCAGACCTAATCTCCTTTTCTTCATCATCTGCAGGTTCACTTTCAACTGGTACAACATTAATAGGATCAACTTCCTCTGTAGGAGCTTCTAGTTCTTCTGCTGCAACATCATGTTCTTCAACCTGCTCAACAGGTAaattgatacatttttctggACTATCTAGTATAGGTGATGCCGGAACATCAACATCAATTATTGATGGTTCTTGTGTTATTTCTGCAATAGGCACTTTATCTGACAGCTTTAAGTCATCGGCAAGTGCTTCACTACTGACAAAACTGATAGCACTATTTGGTTTTTCATCTTTAGAATCTATGTTTTCTTCATTCTCTTTCAATGTAGTTTCTAAGTCCTTGCTACCTTCACTTGCAAGATCTGCATTTGAGCTTATAGGATCAGTGTTCTCGTGACCATCTTCAATTTCATTAATCCCTAATTTGACATCATCCTGTCTCAAACTATCACCACTCACATCAACAACTTCCATTGGTTCACTGTCATCACAAACAATCGGTCTATCACTTGGCATGGCACAATTTACTTCAAGGGGCTCACTAGGCAAATGTTCATCGTCATCTTCAGCTTTAATGAGAGCAGCTGGTTCAGCATTGGGCTcaacagtttcaaattccatCAATTCACTGTCCCGCTcaagattttcattattttgattttcaataaCATTGATATTCGAAACTAGATGTGACTGAAGATTAATGTTGGGTTTTTCTACCTCTTGTCTCTCCAGTGAGTCGTAATCAAAAGCTTCCTGCTCACCATTTGGAGCATGTGAGTGCTGTAGACTATCATTTGAGACTTCGTTACTATGAATTTCAAGACTAACTGAGCTGCTGATGTTGTTTGAAACATTGTCACAGTCTTTTTCCtttatatttgataaatttttcgtTACGAGGTCGGTCTCTATAGGGTCGTGCGGTATGGGCGCATTGGAATTAGCCTTTTCTAGGGCAACTTCTATGCCATCTACCTCCATTGTGCCAGTGTTGTACTCAGGAAAATTATATACCCAGAGCTCCAACAAATTTGATTACAACTCGAGCAGCCATAATTGCGGTGTTCTGAGGGCAATTTTAGTGTTGTGGtcaattaaacaaacaatatAAAGGCAAACAAATGCTGATAAAttgatgatttaaaaattatccttGTTTGTTGAAATCCCGGCTTTTTCGCCGTTTCTTTCAACTTTGAGTCGTCCTACAGGTTACAGAAATTTCCCTGGGTCTCGTTTGTGCATTCCTTTAATTATAGGCTAAAATATTGAACATTTTGTGGAATAATACGAACAAAATGCCTTTTTCGAGGGTTGTAATAcacaaaatatacaaaaacttGTCGTTTTTAATACCAAGCTAGCAAATGGTGGACTGGAAAGTTACCAACAGACTACCAACCTCACCGacagaaaaattaacaattctCATTTGTCACTAGTCACCCGAGCCGAATTTTGAACGTCGCCTAACAGTTTCTAGTAAACGATCCATATCGAGCATATGAGGCTTTCAGCTTCTGCATAAGCTGACCATAccaatataaacaaaaataaatcctgGCAAGTTTCTCGTCATCAATTATACagaaaaaaccaaatattgaatttgctGCCAACAGCACAGACGATAGAATACAAAAATCACTACTTCTAAACCTGTGACTCATGTCATTGGATTAAATAGGTAGTTTCAAATTCGAAGTTTTCAGTACATACAGGGAatctctttttaattttgagtgCACAGAGTAGAGAGCTCCTGTCATATTCTTGGTACACCGCAAGCCGAGAAAGCAAATTACAGAGGCTGAGATTTGTGGAGTTCCAAAGCACTTGGGTTAAACGACACTCGGTACGGAAGTACCGGGTGAACTCAATCAAAAGCATTTGTGTGTTTCTGGCAAATAACTAAGTGCAACAAGAGGAGAAAGTGTAGTTCTCCAATAAGTAAATCGAACTGGCGAGCAGAGTGGACGAAAACTCCCTACTCCATGTTCCATGTTCATGGACGAATTTTGCACGCATGTTCATAAATGGGACGATCGAAATGAATTGATGGAAACAAATTTGCATGAGAGGAAGAAAGCCGACTGTATATCGCCTTGCTTGTCTTCTCCATTGAAACCTTAACCCATTCGCAAACGTGCGTTCCATGCCATGGGCGCACTCGGTACTGTATAGTGGTTTCAATTCTAACATGGCCGCATGTTAATTCctgaattttctttattgtttgCCAACGAAAGAAAAAGATTTAGTAGTGGTGTTTAGTAAAACACGCACATTTGTTGTTATAGAAAGATACGAGCTTTGTCttcaattttcctgaaaactGCATTAAATCGTTGACGCCGGTTTAAGGTATACTCTCGAAGGACTAATTTATTGCTGCCAGAATTTTGtcgtatatttttaatatataacaTGCTCCAAGAACATCACATGAACCAGAACGGTATGCAGAGAAATCAGAGGTAAATTTGCACATTAAACCTTAGTGACaattattgattttgttttggtgattttgttgtttattttgttactGTCATTTCACATGTTCAGTAATGTTTATATAGTAATGTTCATGTGTAGCAATGAAGTGTAAGTAACAAAGGACGAGTACATCGAAGTATTGAACATCGCCATGTACTGGTAGCATTAAATTGTAGATTGTCATGCAAAAACACATATAAGAGCATGGGTTTGTTCAAGGCCTCTATGAGAGGTCAATAGTCACTAACCATCAAATTCTTTTAATCTCATCTATCTGAGCAACTAAGCAGAAGTTACTACTTATCACCATTACCTATCAAAATGTTCTATTCATTTGATGGTGATAAATTCCAACAGTAATAAATCCAATGACAGCCTTTCTGAAACCAAAGGTCTTTTCCCATCGAAAGGCTTAAATTACTCTTCAATCATTAACATGCTTAGTTTTTGAATAGAACTGACTTAATTTTGTGGAGAAATTAGCAAAATCACAAGATTCTCCACTCGTAAATCTGTTCAATAAATGTCACAAGTGAAGCATCAGTATACAGGAAATCAACGTCCCCCTTCATTGAGCCATCACTTAGCACCCAGCTACTCTAAATGAGAGTAGGAATGCTTTGTTTGAGTTGCAGTGACATCAGTATGACATACCCTGAAGACCTATTCTTAGTAGCATAAACTCACTGACATATCTCTTATTTGAATTATTCCTCAATATTCTATTCAGTCCTGGAAAACTTGTTCATGGTTCGTGCGAAAACA
This region of Euwallacea fornicatus isolate EFF26 chromosome 3, ASM4011564v1, whole genome shotgun sequence genomic DNA includes:
- the woc gene encoding zinc finger MYM-type protein 3; amino-acid sequence: MEVDGIEVALEKANSNAPIPHDPIETDLVTKNLSNIKEKDCDNVSNNISSSVSLEIHSNEVSNDSLQHSHAPNGEQEAFDYDSLERQEVEKPNINLQSHLVSNINVIENQNNENLERDSELMEFETVEPNAEPAALIKAEDDDEHLPSEPLEVNCAMPSDRPIVCDDSEPMEVVDVSGDSLRQDDVKLGINEIEDGHENTDPISSNADLASEGSKDLETTLKENEENIDSKDEKPNSAISFVSSEALADDLKLSDKVPIAEITQEPSIIDVDVPASPILDSPEKCINLPVEQVEEHDVAAEELEAPTEEVDPINVVPVESEPADDEEKEIRSELLENQKDTELGDDDGCDTDTLKDDTVEEHIADDLPEPLANSLTDERSDEESQTCTITDVSISSTQEGNDVEEAELRNDDQLPSTSTRDCNTDMDTDTPEEPPLLDVIDSIDNSQGADEEVTIIPDSEREITEAEKEAASSLPTLKDLSDKSVSIETVTPETETTDDELKIYKYDKDTECECCQCKETKLVKYHFSSGEQHVTYVCDDACLKLYKESTTRKITMITDEGSGLRVKNFAEGEPKEAPPLAFLRKCASCSKITDDIENNLTWEIMDFCNEICLSKYQKMVGSKCASCLGDVKSTSLGKYCVRFGNDIRQFCTSSCLEQYKKGLKVCSYCQQDMSKGHDGFLAPVGEKGQFKDFCSKLCMEKYDIMTNDKPPRVTSGTTCSVCKADNAITIEFEHDDNLNYFCGEPCFVAFVFVNKISPGKCAMCRRNFSKSILEQHTMFYDNVQHSFCSNSCKNIYIIAHRKIVPCSWCKVKKYNFDMIKKYSKTAPVINMCSINCLNLYQLSVNAVNAKPSPCNFCKKRSNPSYHLTMSDSSMRNFCSYTCVLDFQNQFSKPLTLNNLGEPIPTGSPLKTKRISSNKESASSSEGIGQLPIISSVKSLAKPNGTTPPLLPPGLSPLTTTRLTRSKVTPSTSSQQSSIQSVQNLDLPVQVQVKQQYIVQEKSCPEQRNVAILCQPKKTAKATQVTPTTRDACIQTDMEDIMKIVVPIPVPMYVPTPCHMFSTPVPIPVPFPLPIPIPIFIPTTRNSAAGIMKEIKKIQVKIPTDPYEAELLMMAEMVAGEKKEDHTDSESDLDDNNAEGGGEYSPEAVDPSNTFGDDMLQMALKMATELDEPAVDLEGALTANTITAPQGGHPPDVHSQEENVDDPQPMHPHLMERSSIRGRKRGIRGSPRGGPAKRGRRMSHQHVDMPMMQPVQPSAPQEPQEKPDANMCLKYTFGVNAWKQWVTTKNAELEKSTRRMKLFKTEILQLTADELNYSLCLFVKEVRKPNGQEYAPDTIYYLCLGIQQYLFENGRIDNIFCDPYYEKFTDCLDEVAKKFSVLYNDSHYIVTRVEEEHLWESKQLGAHSPHVLLSTLMFFNTKHFNLTTVDEHMQLSFSHIMKHWKRNPNQPGASKVPGSRNVLLRFYPPQSALQNNQRKKKVYEQQENEENPLRCPVKLYEFYLSKCPESVKTRNDVFYLQPERSCVPDSPVWYSTMPLPREALEKMLHRVKMVKEINVALLTS